The following is a genomic window from candidate division WOR-3 bacterium.
TCGCTTCATCCAATTTTCCCTCTTTGAGATATTTGCCGCCCAGTTGGATATGGGGGAGATAATTTTTCGGATCTTCCTTTGCCATCACCGCCATTAAGGTAAAGTCGTCTTGATAAATTGGTAGGCGCGACCAGAGGTTAAGAGCCATCGCCCCGAGATAAAAGAGAATGAAGGGCATAAGGAAACTCCTTTTTGGGAAGTTCCAAAAAGAGAAGAGAAAAAGGGAAAGACCAAGGGTTGGCAAATAGAGTAATCTTTCGGAGAGGTAGGAGGCACCAGGCGGGAAGAGATTACAGGCAGGGAGAAGGGAAAAAAGAAAGATTATAGCACCGGTCCTTTTGGCAAGAGAAGATTTCAATCCGAAAAAGAGAAGGATAAAGAGAGAGAATAGAGCAAAGAAGGTAGGAAAGCCAATTTTGGTAAAGTCAGCAATATCGGAATAGGTCAGTTTATGAAGAAAGGGGAAGAAGGCAAGGAAGGAATAACGACCGAAACCATTGAGAAATAAGAAAAATCTCTCTTGGAAACTAACCCCGCTCCAGGGAGTAGAGAAACCTTTCAGGACCAAGAAGCGAATGATGAGATAGATTAAGGTAAGGGAGAAAAGGGAAAGAAGGAAAATTTTCTCTCTTTGCCATTCTCTCTTGGGAAACAAAATAAGAAAAAGAAGGGGGAAGAATAGGGCATTCTCTTTCGCCAGTAAGGCAAGGAAGAAGAAAAGAGAAGTGGTAAATAGAAAAATACTTTTTCTCCTTTTCTTGTAGGCAAGAAGGGAGAGAAAGGCGATTAAGAGGAAGATGGTCATTAAAATATCAGTGCGACCGGAAATAAAGGCGACCGATTCTAAGTGGGTGGGATGGAGGGAAAAGAAGAGGGTGGCAAAGAAGGCGGGGAGAAGAGGAAGGAATTGAGAAAAGAGGAAGAAGGCAAGAAAAATGGTGATGAGGTTTAAGAGGATATTCGTTAAATGGTAAAAACTGGGGATAAGACCGAAGAGTCTTCTTTCTAAGAAGAAAGTGAGCATCACTAAGGGTCGGTAATAAGAGTGGGGGACAATCCCTTTCTTTGCTGCCCAATTGGTGAAACTCTGGGTGAAGAGGGGAAGAGGGGAATTTTTTAGGTCTTCATTCTCAACGATTAAGAGATAATCATCCCAGACGAAATTATATTTTAATGTTGGGAGATAGATTAAACCCGAAAGGAGAATAAGAAGATAGGGAGAAAATCTTAAAGGAAAAAGAAAGCCCTTCGGTTTTATCTTATCTTTACCGCCTTTAATGTTCTCTTCCCAATTTTCACTAAATAAACACCCTTGGGTAAGGATTTACCATTCCAGGTTATCTCTTCTCTTTCGGGATAAAAAGAAGTGAGGAGCCTTCCGTCAATGGTGTAGATACTTACCGGTTGGTTGATAAGGAAAGAGGGGAGGCGAAGGGTAAGGTTGGCAGTGAAAGGATTGGGATAGATTTGAAGAGGTGATTTTTTCTCGGCAAGAGGAGAAGTAGTAATCCCGGTGACACCCTGGGTGGTATATTTTATTGCCCTTTGGGAAATAATCGGTGCCGCACCGCGGTGGTAAGTATTATTATAAAGATAGCAAATCCCAATCTGATTGGTTGGGTCTTCTATGCCAACGGTTGAAGATTGGAAATAATTACCGGTCGCGTACTGGACGATAAAGAGATTATCACCGGTTGGGGTGGTAAAGGTGGTATCATAGATGATAATTTCAAATCTCTCCCAGGAAGTGGAGGGAGAGAAATACCGGATACTGTCATATTCAATAATCATTCGGTGATTTAAGGAATCATAAAGATAGTGAATGCCATAAGGGGCAGAGGAAGGGACTAGGTCATCCCAGTTTAGGCAAATCATCGCACTGGGGTTGGTGGAAGTGGGGTCGGGTAATGGTTGATTGGTATAAGTAGTGGAAGTTGTCCGGCCCGGAGCAATCCAGCCATTAGAACAGATTGATAAAGAGTCTACATATCTCTGACCATAATACTTAAAGACAAAGGGCAATTTAATCCTTATCGTCTGGTCATCAGAATTTATTGGTAGTCTTATGCCCACTCCCCGAATCTCAAGCCAACTATAGACCGGACATTCTGGATATAAGGTATCGGTATTATCATAAGCCCAATACCGAAAGATAGAATCCGGGATTGGGTCGGAGGAGGTAATCTCGCCCACAGTTAAAGAGAAGGTGAGAGAATCGGTGTAGTTCCGACCGATAAATTTTAGTAGGAAATCAACCCTTCTGCCCCGGGGCGTATTGGGTTGGGCAAATAAAATAAGAGAATCAAGATTCCTTCTGATACTTTCCGGGGGGATTGTGCCGAAGAAGGCAAGAGAATCAATAAGTTCAATATAAGGGTCATTCTCTTTGATAAAGCCATAAACCGAATCCGCACTTAACCTTCCCAGGTTGGCAACCGAAAGAATTAAACCGACCCGCTCTCCAGGGTCAAGCCGACCGTTATTATTCCCCGGGGGTGGGTCCAGGATTTGAACAGTGCTTAGGGTGAGAGAAGGTAGATTGGCAACAACCGCCTCAATCGCATCTAAGTCAAAACCAGCAGTGGGATTACTTGTGCCATCGCCATCATCAATGATTCTGATGTACCGACAGGAAGATACCCCACCGCGTGCTAGGTCAAAACCACTAGTTCCGGTATCGGAGCCAAGGGATGTCCAAGGTCCATCCATATTCATTGAGACCTCAACCCGATAACCTTCGGGGTCAGGGTCATCCTCATAAACCGTGAAGTCGTTTCCCGGTCCATTAGTGATTATCTTTCCCATATCAACTATTGTCCAGCCCGCGACGCCGATTGACAACCTCCTACCATCCCTTCTCTCCAAGGAGAGATTGGTGAAAGAAGAGATGACATTACCATCTTTTAATCGGCACATCGGACAGAAAAATCCGGCAATTGGGGAAGTAGTATCCGGGACTAAGGGGATATTGACAAAAACCGAAGTGTCCGAAGGGACAGTGATATTGGTAATTGTCTTCGTCTGATAACCAGGACAGACAACTCTTAAAGAATAGGTACCGGGTAAAAGGAAACGGTGGAAATCACCTAAAAGGGAATCGGTATAAGAGGGCCAATCTATGGGTAGGGGGATGACCATCGCCTTTAAGGGATGACCGGTTAGGGAGTCATAGACTACTCCTTCAATTCCCCTTTTTGCCATCTGGCACATATAGAGCATCGCTGGAATCTCCCGGTTGGAGATTGGGTCAATAGAATCTGCGGGTGGGGTCTTAATGATACAAATCTCAACCGACCAGGAGGTGGCACCTAAGGCACCATAGGCGAAATCTTTTGAAGAACCATGAATCTCATACATTCCATGATAACCCTGAGCATAGGGATAACCGGTGAAATTGTGATAGTTCTGTCCCAGATATTTTAAGGCTAAAGAGTCTCTTGGTTGGAATGGCGAATAACTCCAGGAATAAGAGATGAAATAGGTGCCAGCGTGGAAACTGGTCCAGTGATAAAAATTATTTCTTAAAGCCAAGTTCCGAAATGCCTTGGTTTCGGGTTGAGAAAAGGCATTAGGGGAAGAGCCTTCTCCATCCCAGACATAGCCGTAGTCCCGATTTAAGTCAACACCGTTGGCATTTCCCCGGGTATTAGAGATATGGCCATCCGGATTGACAACCGGTGAGACCCAGATTTCTCGGGTATTGATAAGATTGGTAATTAAGGGGTCAACACCATAATTTCTGACCAATCTCAGAATGAAGTTGAAGGGGACCTCGGAGCCGATCTTTTCATCACCGTGGGTATTGCCTTCAAATAAAATTTCCGGTTCGTTCTCCTCTTGGGTTGGATTATCGGTAATCTTTAAGGCAACAATCCGCCGGCCACCAGCGGAAATGCCTAAGGTTTCCAACTTACAGATATTGGGATTATTGGTGGCGATGATAGCTAAGGTATCAAGAAATTCCTGATAGGTGTGATAACGGGCATCAGAGAAGTTCTTCTCATAAAAAGAGGTGACATCGGGGATTAAGACCTCATAGGTTAAACCCATCTTTTCTAACTCTTTCTCTTTTCCGATTGGGACTTCAACTAAAAGGGCGTTATTATGAGGACCGTTGATGATACAGCCTAAATCTTCCAATGCCGAGATTTTATCCTTAGGTATGGGAGTTATCTTTAATAAATCATAATGAGTGCCTGCCCAAGAAGTAAGGAAAAGGAAGAGAGAAAAGAAAAAAGTTCTCTTAAACATAAAATCCTCCGCCATTTATAATATGACTATTTTATATTAAAAATCTATTAGGTCAACCATAAATATTATTATCCTGCCTTTAAGGAAATCTATTGTCCCTTTCCTCCATTTTGACAAAAACTTTATTTGGTGGATAATTAAAGAGATGAATTTAGTGATGACTTTATTGCCAATTTTTCTTTTTACCCAGAATGTGAGATGGATTTACCGATATGATGGGTCTCCCGTAGATGTAGCACAGTGTTTGGTTTATGGTTCTGATGGCAATATTTATGCGGCTGGGGAGAGTAGAGGCACCTCTACCTGGGTTGATTTTATTGTGATAAGCCTTGAGCCAACACTGGGGATAGGAGAAAAATCAAGATCCCCAAAATCTTTCACCTTCTCCAAGGAAGGAATTATTTTAAGTTCTAATCAGCCAATAAAAGTTAAACTTTATAATCTATATGGGAAATTGGTCTTAGAAAAGGAGGTGACTGGTTCGGAGAGAAAAATTAAAGAGACCGAAAAGTTACCTCCGGGTATTTACTTCCTTTCTATTTCTTCTGAGGGAAAGGAAGAGAGGAGAAAAATAATAAAGATAAAGTAGGGACTTAGGAAGAGGTTAACTTTTTCTCCTAGCCGAATTAGGCTCCCATTTAGGCTTTGGATTAAGCCTTTGATTAGGCTTGGGATTATACCCTAATTTAGGCTTCTATTTATCCTTCTCTTTATACCATCTTTTAGACTATTTATTAAATTTTTAATTAAACCCTTTATTAAATCTCCAATTAAATCCGAAATTAAGCCTTTTCTTAGAACTTCTATTATCTCTTCTATTAAATCCCCGATACCATCCCCTGTATGCTACACCCCATTTTATAAAAAAATACCCCTCCTTTTTTCGGAAAGGTAGGTTAAATAATTATTGAGTTTGTTCTATTATAAAGTAGTTATAAGAGTTTGTCAACTGCCCGGTTTTTCGCTTGGTCTCCGTTTCAAAACTCTTCTTGTAATGACCAACTATATTCCTATCTTCCAGACGATATCCTTATTTATTTCTCCATTGTCATCAATGCCATCTTTGCCTACGCTATAAATTAGAACCCCCTCCGGAAGAACTTTATAGATATACCCTTTTCCCGTAAATGGGTCAAGAAGAACCTTATCGGTAACTTCTTTTAACTCTTTGGGCAATTTGCCGGTTTTTCTCTTATGGATAAAAATCTTTAACCCGAGAATGGTAATCTCCTTCTCCGCTTCAAAGGATTCAGTATTTAGATAGAAAATTTTTGGGTTGGGAACAAAATTTATTATCAAAGGCTTAAAAATCCCCATCTTTTCTATCTCTTTTGGGAGATGGTCACAAGCCTCTCTTCCCATAAAGTAGGGATCTCTAACAATCTCAATCTCCCGTTTCATCAGTTGGAGGGTCTTTAGTTGAATATACCTCCTTATCGGTAAAAGGTTGAGGAGGAAGAAAAAAAATCTTTTCTTGGGAAGATATTCAGAAAAGTTTTCGGATTGGGAGAGGGAGATATTATTGGAAAGCATTTGTCCAATCAGCGCCTCCCTCATCTCTTCTCTCATTTTTAGGTTTTCAATCGTATTCACCAAATCTTTCAGGGTATTAAGATCTCCTTTACGGGAAAACTCCTGGATTACCTTTAATGTCTTTCTTAGACTCCTCACTTTGTATAAATGATAAATGAGATAGGGTTCCTTTACCATTGAGGCAAGTTTTAAGGCTTTTCCCAAGATTTTAAGGGCAGAATCGCTCTTCCCTTCCTCGGAGATTTTTTTCGCATAAATCCTTAAAAGAGAAGGGAAATGGGGGGGAGATGGCGAGTTCGTCAATTTCGGTTCGGAACCCTTTCTCATAATCAATGCCAAAATAGAAATGAGGATATTCCGCTGCCTTTAATAATAGACCAATCGCCTTTATATTATCGCCAGCCACTTTTCGGAATAGGCGCGGGTTTTCTTCATATTCAATACTATCAGCCAGTCTTATCTCCTCTCTATTTTTCAACTCCGAATGGGCGAGGCTTAATATCTCTTTTGCCTCTTCACTCTCTTGGGTGCGTTTCGGGGCGATTTCCTTTATTGATTTTGGATAACCTTCTTTTTCCAGGGCGTTAAGCGTCGTTTTAATTTGGTAGTCAAAGAGGAGACTGATAAGGAAATATAAGGAGATAATAATAATCAAGACCAAAATCACCACCCAACCTTTCTTCATACTTGAACTATATACTGATTATCGTTTTTGTCAAATCTCCACGGTTGACTTTTATCAGAAGTTTGGTAAAATAAGGGAAATTTATTGATAAAGGGAATTCTTATGGAACGAAGAATGAAAATTTTCTTAATTTTCTTTCCCTTCTTTTTATTTAGCCAAGTGCCGTTTGCGGCACGGATGAACGGGGGAAAAATCCATTATCGCGAAGGAAGATACGAAAGGGCAAAGGAGCAATTTGAACTCGCCTTAAAGGAGAGGCCAAATTCGGAAGAAGCCCATCTCTGGCTCGGTCTGGCACTTTTCCAATTGGGAGATGCCTCTACCGCCGCGGTCCATTTCTTAGAAGCGATCAAGATAGATACTACTCTCATCAACCAGATAAGAAAGGAAGAGGATAAGAGATTGGCAGTTTGGAGTGCCTTATCTCAGAAAACCCAAAGGCTCATCTTAGAAAATGATTACGAAAATGCCCTTCCCTATGCCGAGATGAGTATTAGGATTGACGAAACCCATCCTCTTGGCTATACCCTTTTGGCTCAGGTTTATTCCCAATTGAATAAACTCCAGGAACTCCATAACTTGGGAAAAAGGTTGGTGAAGGGGGATTCCCTCTCTCCCCAGGGATATAATATCCTCGGCATTTATTTCTTTGCGATTAATAGTTGGGATAGCGCAGCGATTACCTATCAGAGAGCGAGTAATCTTTATGAGAAGAAAATTGCTGAATACAGAGAGGATTTAAAAAAGGAGATAAAGAGGGCAGATGCGGAAACGGTGATTGAGAAATTAATCTCTTATCAGAAGGGCAAGGAAGTGGATAAATTCCGTTCTTATGTGGAGGACTCTTTACGGCTAAAACCAAAATTGAGTACCATCGCCCGGCTCACCTTAGAGCTTTACAATATAGTGTTAGAGAAGAATTTTGTTGATTTCCGAATCGGGAGTTCCTATCTCCAAAAGAGCAGTGCCCTACCCGAAAGTATGAAGTGGGGTTATCTCTTAAAGGCGGAGAGTGCTTTCACCGCGGTATTGGTTAATAATCCGCAGGATTTAGATGCGAAGTATAACTTGGGATTTGTTAAATATTCCTTAGGCAAGGAGAAGGTTGAGGAGGCGGTTATCTTATTTAAGGAATTGGTGGAGAACGGGGTTTATCTTACCCAACTCCCGGAAAAGGTGAAGGAAGAGATTTCCTCCCTTTTGAAAACAGAGGCTGGGAAAATTGCCATCCCCTTACCTTCAGAAATCGCTTCTCAGATTAAGGAAGGGAACTTTGCTTATCTTTACCTCTTTGATACCCTCTCTCCCTTCCTCTCACCCTTTGAACCAAAGACGATGGAAAATCTCTATCTCTTATTGGGTGCCTCCTATGTCCGGGTGGCGGATTTGCGAAAGCTGAAAGAGAATTACGACAAAGCCATCTCCGCTTTTCAGAAGGTTATTACCATAAACCCAGAAAATGTTGACGCCTATCAAAATCTGGTGGTTGCCTACCGGGAGAAGGGGGATAAAAAAATGGCGGAAAAGATGTATCTCAAAATGGAGGAAATTAAAAAGAAAAGGGGAAGTAAATGAAAACACTCTTAAATATCTTGATTGTTCTTCTTATTGGTCTTCTTTTGTATATCCTCCTTTACCCTCAATATCAGGAGAGTAAGGTTCAGACGGTGAAGATGGGAATTGACGGTTCGCTCGCTTCCTTAGTCATCTTTTTTGCCGAAGAGAAGGCTTTTCTTAAAGAACAGAAGTTAATTCCGGAATACATCTTCCTTGATTCGCCAGAAGAAATCTATTCTCAACTCCTCGACCAAAAGATTGATTTTGCTATCCTTCCCTGGTCAACAGTCTTAAAAAGGGTTGTGGCTAGTGGGGAGACGGTTAAGGCGTTCATCTCGTTAAATCTTCGGACGGGAATACCGGTTGATGCCATCTTTACCCATCCCAATTCAAAGATTACTTCCTTAAAAGGTTTGAAAGGGAAGAAGTTTGGTCTGCCCCCCGGTTTTCTTGATTTGGTGCAGGTAATTCTTACCGAGAATCAAACCTCGCCTAAGGATTTAATTCTTTCCGAAATACCCGAAAAGGAGATCGTTCAGAAGTTAAAAAATGGGGAATTGGATTGCGCCTTGGTCTTAGAACCTTACCGTACCCAATTGAAAAAAGAGGGGATGGTAGTTCTCTTAGACGGTCCCCTACCCAAAACTTTCCTTGCCCCCTTTCCCGGATACGCCTATGTCTTAAATCCCCTGCTCTTAAAGGAGAAGCGGAAGGTGGCGGTTCGTTTGAAGATTGCGACGGATATGGCGATAAGTCTCTTGGATAAAGAACCCCAAAATGCCCGGGCAGTTTTAATTAAGAGGTGGGGTTTAGACCCAGAACTCGCTGCTGATTTTAACCTTCCCGAGGTGGAGAAACTGGCGGGAATAAATAAACCCCAGATTCAAGCGTATCTCTTAAATCTGGCTGAAAGGGGAATTATCAATCGGGCGGGGATAGAGGAGTTAAAGGCAGAAAACCTTCTTTGTGCCCCGATTGATTTACAACCATAGAGAGCGGTCATGCTAAGCGGGAGGCTGGCGGTCTCCTCTTCCCGAAATCCGCCTGATGCGGGGCTGAAGGACAGGCG
Proteins encoded in this region:
- a CDS encoding ABC transporter substrate-binding protein, with product MKTLLNILIVLLIGLLLYILLYPQYQESKVQTVKMGIDGSLASLVIFFAEEKAFLKEQKLIPEYIFLDSPEEIYSQLLDQKIDFAILPWSTVLKRVVASGETVKAFISLNLRTGIPVDAIFTHPNSKITSLKGLKGKKFGLPPGFLDLVQVILTENQTSPKDLILSEIPEKEIVQKLKNGELDCALVLEPYRTQLKKEGMVVLLDGPLPKTFLAPFPGYAYVLNPLLLKEKRKVAVRLKIATDMAISLLDKEPQNARAVLIKRWGLDPELAADFNLPEVEKLAGINKPQIQAYLLNLAERGIINRAGIEELKAENLLCAPIDLQP
- a CDS encoding tetratricopeptide repeat protein, producing the protein MERRMKIFLIFFPFFLFSQVPFAARMNGGKIHYREGRYERAKEQFELALKERPNSEEAHLWLGLALFQLGDASTAAVHFLEAIKIDTTLINQIRKEEDKRLAVWSALSQKTQRLILENDYENALPYAEMSIRIDETHPLGYTLLAQVYSQLNKLQELHNLGKRLVKGDSLSPQGYNILGIYFFAINSWDSAAITYQRASNLYEKKIAEYREDLKKEIKRADAETVIEKLISYQKGKEVDKFRSYVEDSLRLKPKLSTIARLTLELYNIVLEKNFVDFRIGSSYLQKSSALPESMKWGYLLKAESAFTAVLVNNPQDLDAKYNLGFVKYSLGKEKVEEAVILFKELVENGVYLTQLPEKVKEEISSLLKTEAGKIAIPLPSEIASQIKEGNFAYLYLFDTLSPFLSPFEPKTMENLYLLLGASYVRVADLRKLKENYDKAISAFQKVITINPENVDAYQNLVVAYREKGDKKMAEKMYLKMEEIKKKRGSK
- a CDS encoding M14 family zinc carboxypeptidase translates to MFKRTFFFSLFLFLTSWAGTHYDLLKITPIPKDKISALEDLGCIINGPHNNALLVEVPIGKEKELEKMGLTYEVLIPDVTSFYEKNFSDARYHTYQEFLDTLAIIATNNPNICKLETLGISAGGRRIVALKITDNPTQEENEPEILFEGNTHGDEKIGSEVPFNFILRLVRNYGVDPLITNLINTREIWVSPVVNPDGHISNTRGNANGVDLNRDYGYVWDGEGSSPNAFSQPETKAFRNLALRNNFYHWTSFHAGTYFISYSWSYSPFQPRDSLALKYLGQNYHNFTGYPYAQGYHGMYEIHGSSKDFAYGALGATSWSVEICIIKTPPADSIDPISNREIPAMLYMCQMAKRGIEGVVYDSLTGHPLKAMVIPLPIDWPSYTDSLLGDFHRFLLPGTYSLRVVCPGYQTKTITNITVPSDTSVFVNIPLVPDTTSPIAGFFCPMCRLKDGNVISSFTNLSLERRDGRRLSIGVAGWTIVDMGKIITNGPGNDFTVYEDDPDPEGYRVEVSMNMDGPWTSLGSDTGTSGFDLARGGVSSCRYIRIIDDGDGTSNPTAGFDLDAIEAVVANLPSLTLSTVQILDPPPGNNNGRLDPGERVGLILSVANLGRLSADSVYGFIKENDPYIELIDSLAFFGTIPPESIRRNLDSLILFAQPNTPRGRRVDFLLKFIGRNYTDSLTFSLTVGEITSSDPIPDSIFRYWAYDNTDTLYPECPVYSWLEIRGVGIRLPINSDDQTIRIKLPFVFKYYGQRYVDSLSICSNGWIAPGRTTSTTYTNQPLPDPTSTNPSAMICLNWDDLVPSSAPYGIHYLYDSLNHRMIIEYDSIRYFSPSTSWERFEIIIYDTTFTTPTGDNLFIVQYATGNYFQSSTVGIEDPTNQIGICYLYNNTYHRGAAPIISQRAIKYTTQGVTGITTSPLAEKKSPLQIYPNPFTANLTLRLPSFLINQPVSIYTIDGRLLTSFYPEREEITWNGKSLPKGVYLVKIGKRTLKAVKIR
- a CDS encoding T9SS type A sorting domain-containing protein, whose translation is MNLVMTLLPIFLFTQNVRWIYRYDGSPVDVAQCLVYGSDGNIYAAGESRGTSTWVDFIVISLEPTLGIGEKSRSPKSFTFSKEGIILSSNQPIKVKLYNLYGKLVLEKEVTGSERKIKETEKLPPGIYFLSISSEGKEERRKIIKIK
- a CDS encoding tetratricopeptide repeat protein: MLTFFLERRLFGLIPSFYHLTNILLNLITIFLAFFLFSQFLPLLPAFFATLFFSLHPTHLESVAFISGRTDILMTIFLLIAFLSLLAYKKRRKSIFLFTTSLFFFLALLAKENALFFPLLFLILFPKREWQREKIFLLSLFSLTLIYLIIRFLVLKGFSTPWSGVSFQERFFLFLNGFGRYSFLAFFPFLHKLTYSDIADFTKIGFPTFFALFSLFILLFFGLKSSLAKRTGAIIFLFSLLPACNLFPPGASYLSERLLYLPTLGLSLFLFSFWNFPKRSFLMPFILFYLGAMALNLWSRLPIYQDDFTLMAVMAKEDPKNYLPHIQLGGKYLKEGKLDEAIAEFKKAVELKPNDAEGYGRLGNALLEKGRIREAIQEYEKAVRLKPTDAIMHNNLGVAYQELGDLIKAESCFRRALALKPDLSLALNNLGEIFLKQNKIDSALIQFQKALKSDPNYTLAHYNLGLAYHRLGDFARAESSYQRALKIMPDFLPAINALKEIKR